Proteins encoded by one window of Nicotiana tabacum cultivar K326 chromosome 10, ASM71507v2, whole genome shotgun sequence:
- the LOC107785544 gene encoding aquaporin PIP2-1-like yields MGKDIEVGTEYAPKDYQDPPPAPLIDPEELGKWSFYRAIIAEFIATLLFLYITVLTVIGYKSQIDPDHNGEQCGGVGILGIAWAFGGMIFVLVYCTAGISGGHINPAVTFGLFLARKVSLVRAIMYMLAQCLGAICGCGLVKAFQKAYYVKYGGGANTLNDGYSTGTGLGAEIIGTFVLVYTVFAATDPKRNARDSHVPVLAPLPIGFAVFMVHLATIPVTGTGINPARSFGAAVIYGKEKAWDDQWIFWVGPFIGAAIAAFYHQFILRAGAVKALGSFRSNA; encoded by the exons ATGGGCAAGGACATTGAAGTTGGCACAGAATATGCCCCAAAAGACTACCAAGACCCACCCCCTGCACCTCTAATTGACCCAGAGGAGCTAGGAAAATGGTCATTTTACAGAGCCATAATAGCTGAATTCATAGCCACTTTATTATTTCTCTACATTACTGTCCTCACTGTGATTGGATACAAGAGCCAAATTGACCCTGACCATAACGGCGAACAATGTGGTGGTGTTGGAATTCTAGGAATTGCATGGGCATTTGGGGGcatgatttttgtccttgtttaTTGTACTGCTGGTATTTCTGGTGGACATATTAACCCTGCTGTTACATTTGGACTATTCTTGGCTAGGAAAGTGTCGTTGGTTCGCGCAATTATGTATATGTTGGCTCAGTGTTTAGGAGCCATCTGTGGTTGTGGTTTGGTGAAGGCATTTCAGAAGGCGTACTATGTTAAGTATGGTGGTGGTGCTAATACGTTGAATGATGGTTATAGTACAGGTACCGGTTTGGGTGCTGAAATTATTGGCACATTTGTTCTTGTTTACACTGTTTTTGCTGCTACTGATCCTAAGAGAAATGCTAGAGACTCTCATGTTCCT GTGTTGGCACCACTTCCAATTGGATTTGCTGTGTTTATGGTTCATTTGGCTACAATTCCTGTAACTGGAACTGGTATTAACCCAGCTAGAAGTTTTGGAGCTGCTGTTATTTATGGTAAAGAAAAAGCATGGGATGACCAA TGGATATTCTGGGTTGGACCTTTTATTGGAGCTGCAATTGCTGCATTTTACCATCAATTTATATTGAGAGCTGGAGCAGTCAAAGCACTTGGTTCCTTCAGGAGCAATGCTTAA